One genomic window of Microbacterium sp. BH-3-3-3 includes the following:
- a CDS encoding CYTH domain-containing protein: MSADSHGASSVEIESKYDVDDTTPLPDWSALPGVVSVGAAEPRDLDARYIDTPAADLARAGIAVRRRTGGPDAGWHVKGPLDGAGRTETHWPLDDDPSTAPGANPVVPPAVQDAVAAHAAPPFIPLARLRNDRTAYALLDADGEQVAEFVDDHVRAHDERRGVESAWREWEVELGPAGPADEQGRASFFAAVDAAVFAAGGRPAASGSKLARALGH, encoded by the coding sequence TTGAGCGCAGACTCGCACGGCGCTTCCAGCGTTGAGATCGAGTCGAAATACGACGTCGACGACACCACACCCCTGCCCGACTGGTCGGCGCTGCCGGGTGTGGTGTCGGTCGGCGCGGCCGAACCGCGTGACCTCGACGCGCGCTACATCGACACGCCCGCGGCCGACCTCGCCCGCGCCGGCATCGCCGTGCGTCGACGCACCGGCGGCCCCGACGCGGGGTGGCACGTGAAGGGCCCGCTCGACGGCGCGGGTCGCACCGAGACCCACTGGCCGCTGGACGACGACCCGTCCACCGCCCCCGGTGCGAACCCGGTGGTGCCTCCGGCGGTTCAGGATGCCGTCGCCGCTCACGCGGCGCCACCGTTCATCCCGCTCGCGCGGCTGCGGAACGACCGCACCGCGTACGCCCTGCTCGACGCCGACGGTGAGCAGGTCGCCGAGTTCGTCGACGATCACGTGCGCGCGCACGATGAGCGCCGCGGCGTGGAATCGGCGTGGCGCGAGTGGGAGGTCGAGCTGGGCCCCGCCGGTCCCGCCGACGAGCAGGGGCGCGCGTCCTTCTTCGCCGCCGTCGACGCGGCGGTGTTCGCCGCGGGCGGTCGCCCCGCGGCATCCGGATCGAAGCTCGCTCGGGCGCTCGGCCACTGA
- a CDS encoding glutamine amidotransferase: protein MTWTDLPGDRPFVLLATRAQDGPADEEYALFLRFTGLRPERLRRVRLERESMPDLDLDEISGILVGGSPFNASDPVERKSAVQQRVEAEIAALVEAVVARDTPFLGACYGVGTLGTHLGAPIDGTYAEPISVVDVTLTAEGRDDPLAAGLPQTFPAFVGHKEAISELPSSAVLLASSSTCPVQMFRLGQNVYATQFHPELDLDGIVTRIHAYAAFGYFAADELDLTLAAVRRAPVEAPSLLLRTFVERYAR from the coding sequence GTGACATGGACGGACCTGCCCGGTGATCGCCCGTTCGTCCTTCTCGCCACGCGCGCGCAGGACGGCCCGGCCGACGAGGAGTACGCGCTCTTCCTCCGTTTCACGGGTCTGCGTCCCGAGCGCCTGCGACGTGTGCGCCTGGAACGCGAGTCGATGCCCGATCTCGACCTCGACGAGATCTCCGGCATCCTGGTCGGGGGAAGTCCGTTCAACGCCTCCGACCCGGTCGAGCGCAAATCCGCGGTGCAGCAGCGGGTCGAGGCCGAGATCGCCGCACTCGTCGAGGCGGTCGTCGCGCGCGACACCCCGTTCCTCGGCGCCTGTTACGGCGTGGGCACCCTGGGGACGCACCTGGGGGCACCCATCGACGGCACGTACGCCGAGCCGATCAGCGTCGTCGACGTGACCCTCACCGCCGAGGGACGCGACGACCCGCTCGCCGCGGGGCTTCCCCAAACCTTCCCCGCCTTCGTCGGCCACAAAGAAGCGATCAGCGAGCTGCCCTCGAGCGCCGTGCTGCTGGCCTCGTCTTCCACGTGCCCGGTGCAGATGTTCCGGCTGGGGCAGAACGTCTACGCGACGCAGTTCCACCCGGAGCTCGACCTCGACGGGATCGTCACGCGGATCCACGCCTATGCGGCCTTCGGCTACTTCGCCGCCGACGAGCTCGACCTCACGCTCGCCGCGGTGCGACGCGCGCCCGTCGAGGCACCCTCGCTCCTGCTGCGGACGTTCGTCGAGCGCTACGCGCGCTGA
- a CDS encoding NAD(P)H-hydrate epimerase: MSDPRSAVLATGERVAAYTADAVRAAEAPRLAEGHPLMRWAALALAEIAAAESARAPGPVLVLVGAGDNGGDALYAAAELARGSERVDVVLVRDRVHRAALDAAVAAGARVLPASEVCARVGDYALVLDGILGIGRLTDRRLRGGSRAIVECILALTSRRPRVIAVDVPSGLDPDEGTADAAVLPADLTVTFGALKAGLVRGRGPELAGRVHLVDLGLDPFLRRAHPAVTAALDVVRVTPPQHA, from the coding sequence ATGTCTGACCCGCGATCGGCCGTGCTGGCCACCGGTGAACGCGTCGCCGCCTACACGGCCGACGCGGTGCGGGCCGCCGAAGCCCCGCGGCTGGCCGAGGGCCACCCGCTCATGCGCTGGGCGGCGTTGGCCCTCGCCGAGATCGCCGCGGCCGAGTCGGCGCGGGCGCCCGGCCCCGTGCTCGTGCTCGTCGGCGCCGGCGACAACGGCGGCGATGCGCTCTACGCTGCGGCCGAGCTCGCCCGGGGATCCGAGCGCGTCGACGTCGTGCTGGTGCGCGACCGCGTGCATCGTGCCGCCCTCGACGCGGCCGTCGCCGCGGGCGCACGCGTGCTGCCGGCGTCGGAGGTCTGCGCGCGGGTCGGCGACTACGCGCTGGTGCTCGACGGCATCCTGGGGATCGGGCGCCTGACCGACCGGCGGTTGCGCGGGGGTTCCCGGGCGATCGTCGAGTGCATCCTCGCGCTCACCTCGCGTCGACCGCGGGTGATCGCCGTCGATGTACCGAGCGGGCTCGACCCCGACGAGGGCACCGCGGATGCCGCCGTCCTCCCCGCCGACCTCACTGTGACCTTCGGCGCGCTCAAGGCGGGACTCGTCCGCGGGCGCGGACCCGAGCTGGCCGGACGCGTGCACCTCGTCGATCTCGGCCTCGACCCGTTCCTGCGCCGCGCGCACCCGGCCGTCACCGCGGCGCTCGACGTCGTGCGGGTCACGCCGCCGCAGCACGCCTGA
- a CDS encoding YhjD/YihY/BrkB family envelope integrity protein gives MAALIRRVTAWALSLRVVRAFLVYSGARGPMLADSVTYRTLFSLFAAVLLGFSFAALWLAGNPAGLSALTSSVNSVVPGLVGPKGLLDVSSIDAPAGFTLGGILGTLGLLGAAIGAIGSLRSALRQIAGVTTDDTLIVWVLLRNLGVALGIGVALVAAALVTFVATAGLTFVRELIGVSADSWVTAFFTWLVSTIIVLALDSAAIAVAFAALSGVRTRRSTLLRGALLGGFGLVVLQQLSGLFIGGASNNPLLATFASLIALLLWLNLSSQVILIAGAYITVATEEDHDRVRAKFGASTMIQFRVRRAEKAVQAATGELTAAREAETKERETLATADPTAAARESDAESNAGAKAGSRTDV, from the coding sequence ATGGCCGCCCTCATTCGTCGTGTCACCGCGTGGGCCCTGTCGCTCCGTGTCGTGCGCGCCTTCCTCGTCTACTCGGGGGCGCGTGGCCCCATGCTGGCCGACAGCGTGACCTACCGCACCCTGTTCAGCCTGTTCGCCGCGGTGCTGCTGGGCTTCTCGTTCGCCGCGCTCTGGCTCGCGGGGAACCCCGCCGGGTTGAGCGCCCTCACGAGCTCGGTGAACAGCGTGGTCCCCGGTCTCGTCGGCCCCAAGGGGCTGCTCGACGTGAGCAGCATCGATGCCCCGGCGGGCTTCACGCTGGGCGGCATCCTCGGAACCCTCGGTCTTCTGGGCGCCGCGATCGGCGCCATCGGCTCGCTGCGCTCCGCGCTCCGTCAGATCGCCGGGGTGACCACCGACGACACGCTGATCGTGTGGGTGCTGCTGCGCAACCTCGGCGTGGCCCTCGGCATCGGCGTCGCGCTCGTCGCCGCCGCGCTCGTGACGTTCGTCGCCACCGCCGGACTGACCTTCGTGCGCGAGCTCATCGGCGTGTCCGCTGACTCGTGGGTGACCGCGTTCTTCACGTGGCTCGTGTCGACCATCATCGTGCTGGCGCTCGACTCGGCCGCCATCGCGGTGGCGTTCGCGGCGTTGTCCGGGGTGCGCACCCGCCGCAGCACTCTCCTGCGCGGGGCCCTCCTCGGCGGCTTCGGCCTGGTGGTGCTCCAGCAGCTGTCGGGACTGTTCATCGGCGGCGCGAGCAACAACCCGCTGCTGGCGACGTTCGCCTCGCTGATCGCCCTTCTGCTCTGGCTCAACCTGTCGAGCCAGGTGATCCTGATCGCCGGGGCGTACATCACCGTGGCGACCGAAGAAGACCACGACCGCGTCCGCGCCAAGTTCGGCGCGTCGACGATGATCCAGTTCCGCGTCCGCCGCGCCGAGAAGGCCGTCCAGGCGGCGACCGGAGAATTGACTGCCGCGCGCGAGGCCGAAACGAAGGAACGCGAGACGCTCGCCACCGCCGATCCCACCGCCGCTGCACGCGAGAGCGATGCCGAGTCGAACGCCGGGGCGAAGGCCGGCTCCCGGACCGATGTCTGA
- a CDS encoding A24 family peptidase — protein MPWALAPALAVFAVLGLVLVVIDVRTHRLPDALVLPGGAMILVLLVGSALNTGEPGRVGSVVGGAALAFVGCLAVHLARPAAFGGGDVKLAAVCGAVLGWCGVEAVASGLAAGFVAGGVAAVGTIAAGERGAALAFGPFLLAGTWWRVLSGPW, from the coding sequence ATGCCGTGGGCTCTCGCCCCCGCTCTGGCGGTGTTCGCGGTGCTCGGCCTCGTGCTGGTGGTCATCGACGTGCGAACGCACCGCCTCCCCGATGCGCTCGTGCTGCCGGGCGGGGCGATGATCCTGGTGCTGTTGGTCGGTTCGGCGCTGAACACCGGCGAGCCTGGACGCGTGGGCAGCGTCGTCGGGGGAGCGGCGTTGGCGTTCGTCGGCTGCCTCGCGGTGCATCTCGCCCGCCCCGCCGCGTTCGGCGGGGGCGATGTCAAGCTCGCCGCGGTCTGCGGTGCGGTCCTCGGATGGTGCGGCGTCGAGGCCGTGGCGTCGGGTCTGGCGGCCGGCTTCGTCGCCGGAGGGGTCGCGGCGGTGGGAACGATCGCGGCGGGGGAGCGCGGCGCCGCGCTCGCCTTCGGACCCTTCCTTCTCGCCGGAACCTGGTGGCGGGTGCTCTCCGGCCCGTGGTGA
- a CDS encoding DUF1905 domain-containing protein — MFVRFEGEVFRWEARSDSDWYFVAVPVELSTEIREVQTYRRGFGGVRVEATIGGSTWRTSIFPQTGGVYVLPLKRAVRDAEGIAPDAVVLVDLAVLDA, encoded by the coding sequence ATGTTCGTACGGTTCGAGGGCGAGGTCTTCCGGTGGGAGGCCCGCAGCGACAGCGACTGGTATTTCGTGGCGGTCCCGGTCGAGCTCAGCACCGAGATCCGCGAGGTGCAGACGTATCGTCGCGGGTTCGGCGGCGTGCGCGTCGAGGCGACCATCGGCGGGTCGACCTGGCGCACGTCGATCTTCCCGCAGACCGGTGGCGTGTACGTGCTGCCGCTGAAGCGCGCGGTGCGCGACGCCGAGGGCATCGCCCCCGATGCGGTGGTGCTGGTCGACCTCGCCGTTCTCGACGCCTGA
- a CDS encoding DUF2809 domain-containing protein, translating to MTAGRRRVAALGALIVVVGAGLVVARGLPGSEATDVAGDALYAVAAYTGLVMLFPRASRALLALGAALWCVGVELLQLTGIPLVLAEGFPTLALVLGTGFDARDLVVYASAVAVALGVDAVVSARFLPRRRARTDVGASE from the coding sequence GTGACCGCCGGTCGTCGTCGCGTGGCCGCACTGGGGGCGCTGATCGTCGTCGTGGGGGCCGGTCTCGTCGTCGCCCGCGGGCTGCCCGGCTCGGAGGCCACCGACGTCGCGGGCGACGCGCTGTACGCCGTCGCCGCGTACACCGGTCTCGTGATGCTCTTCCCGCGCGCGTCGCGCGCGCTGCTCGCGCTCGGCGCCGCGCTGTGGTGCGTGGGTGTCGAACTGCTGCAGCTCACGGGGATCCCGCTGGTGCTGGCCGAGGGGTTCCCCACGCTCGCGCTCGTGCTCGGCACCGGCTTCGACGCCCGTGACCTCGTCGTGTACGCGTCGGCGGTGGCGGTCGCCCTCGGCGTCGACGCCGTCGTGTCGGCACGGTTCCTCCCCAGGCGACGGGCGCGCACCGACGTCGGAGCCTCCGAGTAG
- a CDS encoding mismatch-specific DNA-glycosylase, whose product MGYTRAELESYRDATRPDLVETGVRLLFVGINPGLWTAATGTPFARPGNRFWPALVQAGILPRLPAHAAPLGDEDRRMIFDAGIGVTNLVARATARADELSRDELRAGAAALVERVDALRPRAIAVVGLTAYRQGFARPRAAAGRQDEAIAGVPTWVLPNPSGLNAHDTVATLARAYADPARAAGVLA is encoded by the coding sequence ATGGGATACACGCGCGCCGAGCTCGAGTCGTACCGGGATGCCACGCGGCCCGACCTCGTCGAGACCGGTGTGCGATTGCTCTTCGTCGGCATCAACCCGGGGCTGTGGACGGCGGCGACCGGCACTCCCTTCGCCCGCCCCGGCAACCGCTTCTGGCCCGCGCTCGTGCAGGCGGGGATCCTCCCGCGGCTGCCCGCCCATGCGGCGCCCCTCGGCGACGAGGATCGCCGCATGATCTTCGACGCGGGGATCGGGGTCACCAACCTCGTCGCGCGGGCGACGGCGCGGGCCGACGAGCTCTCGCGCGACGAGCTGCGCGCCGGTGCGGCGGCGCTCGTCGAGCGCGTCGACGCGCTGCGGCCCCGCGCGATCGCGGTGGTGGGGCTCACCGCCTACCGCCAGGGCTTCGCGCGTCCGAGAGCCGCCGCGGGGCGGCAGGACGAGGCGATCGCCGGTGTTCCCACGTGGGTGCTCCCCAACCCCAGCGGTCTGAACGCCCACGACACCGTCGCGACTCTCGCCCGCGCCTACGCGGACCCCGCGCGGGCGGCGGGAGTGCTCGCGTGA
- a CDS encoding alpha/beta fold hydrolase: MDAVPALTEIPTPQFVIVGDNVRLATYTWGDPDADPVLCVHGFGSSTRDNWVNTGWVRDLLRAGFRVVAVDQRGHGASDKPHEASAYTMPTLVGDLVAVLDTYLLDQVRYLGYSLGGRVGWQLAVDAPEHVERAVLGGIPDGRPLARLQVDQARAFLDHGTPVEDATTQRYVSLAERVPGNDLRALVAIAEGMRLGETDPDPASPPQQPVLIATGTEDPIHDQSQHLAGLLPRGEFADIPGRHHVNAPGARTFREAGLEFLSRDV, encoded by the coding sequence ATGGATGCCGTACCCGCGCTCACCGAGATACCCACGCCGCAGTTCGTCATCGTCGGCGACAACGTGCGCCTGGCGACCTACACGTGGGGCGACCCCGACGCCGATCCGGTGCTGTGCGTGCACGGGTTCGGGTCGAGCACGCGCGACAACTGGGTGAACACCGGGTGGGTGCGCGACCTGCTGCGGGCGGGCTTCCGCGTCGTGGCCGTCGACCAGCGCGGCCACGGGGCGAGCGACAAGCCGCACGAGGCCTCGGCGTACACGATGCCGACGCTCGTGGGCGACCTCGTCGCCGTGCTCGACACCTACCTGCTCGACCAGGTGCGCTACCTCGGGTACTCCCTCGGCGGACGCGTGGGATGGCAGCTCGCCGTCGACGCCCCCGAGCACGTCGAGCGCGCCGTGCTCGGCGGCATCCCCGACGGGCGCCCCCTCGCGCGACTGCAGGTGGATCAGGCGCGGGCTTTCCTCGATCACGGCACCCCGGTCGAAGACGCCACCACCCAGCGCTACGTCTCGCTCGCCGAGCGCGTGCCCGGAAACGATCTGCGGGCCCTGGTCGCGATCGCCGAAGGGATGCGCCTGGGCGAGACCGACCCCGACCCGGCGTCGCCGCCGCAGCAACCCGTGCTCATCGCGACGGGCACCGAGGATCCCATCCACGATCAGTCGCAGCACCTGGCGGGGCTCCTCCCCCGCGGCGAGTTCGCCGACATCCCCGGGCGCCACCACGTGAACGCCCCCGGCGCGCGGACGTTCCGCGAGGCGGGCCTGGAGTTCCTCTCGCGCGACGTCTGA
- a CDS encoding cellulase family glycosylhydrolase — translation MSGWRERWRSTRRAVVRGAAIAAAATLLASGVVAAPAASAAPSLPGWLSTRGSTIITASGTPFTIKAVAWFGMETSNCAPHGLWSISLDAGLDAIAGMGFNAIRLPFSNECLAAKTSNSINGSVNADLVALSPLRLMDTVIARAKARGISVILDRHRPDSGAQSELWYTAQYSEKRWIDDWKMLAARYKNEPAVIGVDLHNEPHGPACWNCGDPARDWRAAATRAGNAVLSVNPKLLIVVEGVERQNDGTNTWWGGGLKDVRSAPVTLSVKNRVVYSPHEYPATVHAQEWFSAPNYPANLEGIWDANWGYLVRQNIAPVLLGEFGTKLETDSDRAWLKTLVAYLAKTKTSYAYWSFNPNSGDTGGLVADDWKTLQKAKLAALAPILTPVATPKPTTSPKPSSSPKPSVSVKPTTVPLPSSSPKPTSSPKPTSSPKPTSSPKPTSSPKPTSSPKPTSSPSSSPKPSSSAALRAEWIPQSAWGEGYVAELALTATGSVKAWTVTFDAPGTTAITSAWGMTCSVTGSRVTCTGDGYGAVLSAGQTVRVGLQAAATRAPTSPKLTVAAS, via the coding sequence ATGTCCGGGTGGCGAGAACGATGGCGGTCGACGCGTCGAGCGGTCGTGCGCGGGGCCGCGATCGCCGCGGCGGCGACGCTGCTGGCATCCGGTGTCGTGGCTGCTCCGGCGGCGTCTGCGGCGCCCTCGCTGCCGGGCTGGCTGTCGACCCGCGGCTCGACGATCATCACGGCGTCGGGGACTCCCTTCACCATCAAGGCGGTCGCCTGGTTCGGCATGGAGACCTCGAACTGCGCCCCGCACGGCCTGTGGTCGATCTCGCTCGATGCGGGACTCGACGCCATCGCCGGCATGGGGTTCAACGCCATCCGCCTCCCGTTCTCGAACGAGTGCCTCGCGGCCAAGACCTCCAACTCGATCAACGGTTCGGTCAACGCCGACCTCGTCGCCCTCTCGCCGCTGAGGCTGATGGACACCGTCATCGCCCGCGCGAAGGCCCGCGGCATCTCGGTGATCCTCGACCGGCACCGGCCCGACTCGGGCGCGCAGAGCGAGCTGTGGTACACCGCGCAGTACAGCGAGAAGCGCTGGATCGATGACTGGAAGATGCTCGCCGCCCGATACAAGAACGAGCCGGCGGTCATCGGCGTCGACCTGCACAACGAGCCCCACGGCCCCGCCTGCTGGAACTGCGGCGACCCCGCGCGCGACTGGCGCGCGGCGGCCACCCGCGCCGGCAACGCCGTGCTGTCGGTCAACCCGAAGCTGCTGATCGTGGTCGAGGGCGTCGAGCGTCAGAACGACGGCACGAACACGTGGTGGGGCGGCGGCTTGAAGGACGTGCGGTCGGCGCCCGTCACCCTCTCGGTGAAGAACCGCGTCGTGTACTCCCCGCACGAGTACCCCGCGACCGTCCACGCCCAGGAGTGGTTCTCGGCACCGAACTATCCGGCGAACCTCGAGGGGATCTGGGATGCCAACTGGGGCTACCTGGTGCGCCAGAACATCGCCCCCGTGCTGCTCGGCGAGTTCGGCACCAAGCTCGAGACCGACAGCGACCGGGCCTGGCTGAAGACGCTCGTCGCCTATCTCGCCAAGACGAAGACGAGCTACGCCTACTGGTCGTTCAACCCCAACAGCGGTGACACCGGCGGCCTCGTCGCCGACGACTGGAAGACCCTGCAGAAGGCGAAGCTCGCGGCCCTCGCGCCCATCCTCACGCCGGTGGCGACGCCCAAGCCCACGACGAGCCCGAAGCCGTCCTCGTCGCCGAAGCCCTCGGTGAGCGTCAAGCCGACGACGGTTCCGTTGCCGTCGTCGAGCCCCAAGCCCACGTCGAGCCCGAAGCCGACGTCGAGCCCGAAGCCCACGTCGAGCCCGAAGCCCACGTCGAGTCCGAAACCCACGTCGAGCCCGAAGCCCACGTCGAGCCCGTCGTCGTCGCCGAAGCCCTCCTCGTCGGCGGCGCTCCGCGCGGAGTGGATTCCGCAGAGCGCGTGGGGCGAGGGCTACGTCGCCGAGCTGGCGCTGACCGCCACCGGGTCGGTGAAAGCCTGGACCGTGACCTTCGACGCCCCCGGAACCACCGCCATCACCAGCGCCTGGGGCATGACGTGCAGCGTGACGGGCTCGAGAGTCACGTGTACCGGCGACGGGTACGGCGCGGTGCTCAGCGCCGGCCAGACCGTACGCGTGGGGCTGCAAGCGGCGGCCACGCGCGCGCCGACATCTCCGAAACTCACCGTCGCGGCATCCTGA